A genomic region of Bacillota bacterium contains the following coding sequences:
- a CDS encoding N-acetylmuramoyl-L-alanine amidase: MKHVGSRLGPFRRGFTLWLLCLLCVRAAAAPSAGRLVIVVDPGHGWSPVHRGYTGAYNRWADVHEDPLALDIARRVALALEARGAEVHLTREGDQEPPDYNADGEQTNRDRWYFALNLRRLRPHASKPRADAYVSIHLNASPDPYDRGTTVVFSEEGPAEAHALRSAQLGMAIHRQLTRVLPESAPPFAVNGLYMDKLALPHAVVEVAFLTNWADLRWILDAENRQLAAELIADGIMEWWVRHGAGQG, encoded by the coding sequence GTGAAGCATGTGGGATCACGACTCGGCCCTTTCCGGCGGGGGTTCACGCTATGGCTTCTGTGCCTGTTATGCGTGCGGGCTGCGGCGGCGCCATCGGCCGGCCGCCTCGTGATCGTGGTCGACCCCGGGCACGGCTGGAGCCCCGTCCATCGGGGCTACACGGGCGCGTACAACCGCTGGGCGGACGTGCATGAAGACCCGCTGGCGCTGGACATCGCGCGCCGCGTGGCCCTGGCGCTCGAGGCGCGGGGCGCCGAAGTCCACCTCACCCGGGAGGGCGACCAGGAGCCCCCGGACTACAACGCCGACGGCGAACAGACCAACCGGGACCGCTGGTACTTCGCTCTCAATCTGCGTCGCCTGCGGCCCCACGCCAGCAAGCCCCGGGCCGACGCCTACGTGAGCATCCACTTAAACGCCTCGCCCGACCCGTACGACCGCGGCACCACCGTCGTCTTCTCGGAGGAGGGGCCGGCGGAGGCCCATGCGCTGCGCAGCGCCCAGCTTGGCATGGCGATCCACCGGCAACTGACCAGGGTGCTGCCGGAATCGGCCCCGCCCTTTGCGGTGAACGGGCTGTACATGGACAAACTGGCCCTCCCCCACGCGGTGGTGGAGGTGGCGTTCCTGACGAACTGGGCCGATCTCCGGTGGATCCTCGACGCCGAAAACCGCCAGCTTGCCGCCGAACTCATCGCCGACGGCATCATGGAGTGGTGGGTCCGGCATGGCGCCGGGCAGGGTTAG